In a genomic window of Flavobacterium sp. KACC 22761:
- a CDS encoding exopolyphosphatase, which produces MKKYIALKVIIVFIFFIPSRIISQELYGGIEIGSKGVKMSVINVQNIKKGKYDVVDFWTENVGIAKGISIDGNLAENDIETAFNVVVKNYTKLIKEYKIKEKNIFIVVSSGVAMAKNIDVLRQRLHVFTNIDVAIITSETEAKLLLKGCIPPKEYSDSLILDIGGGNTKGGYVEEFNEDDILIFYPVTLDLGTVTFTEKINKKAKTNSIDEFNELLSASLPELTDQTNTLYQQNSKIFKKDNIYMSGGAVWAFYTLYKGNNAEQNFNPFDVKDVEAYNKMIKTDYAKFEALASQNKDIEKVLKTYSQKYLIAANSLLLTLLEKMPDIKSKNIYFTKQGQMAWLLSYIADSAKRAKDIR; this is translated from the coding sequence ATGAAAAAATATATTGCACTAAAAGTCATAATTGTTTTTATTTTTTTTATCCCTTCGCGTATAATTTCACAGGAACTTTATGGCGGAATTGAAATAGGAAGCAAGGGAGTAAAAATGTCGGTAATAAATGTTCAAAACATTAAGAAAGGAAAATATGATGTAGTTGATTTTTGGACGGAAAATGTGGGTATTGCGAAAGGAATATCCATAGACGGAAATTTAGCAGAAAATGACATTGAAACTGCTTTTAATGTGGTAGTAAAAAATTACACCAAATTAATTAAGGAATACAAAATTAAAGAGAAAAACATCTTTATAGTGGTGTCCTCGGGAGTTGCAATGGCAAAAAACATTGATGTTTTACGACAAAGACTACATGTGTTTACCAATATTGATGTTGCAATAATTACTTCAGAAACAGAAGCAAAGCTATTGCTTAAAGGATGCATTCCACCAAAAGAGTATTCAGATTCCTTAATTCTTGATATTGGCGGAGGAAATACTAAAGGAGGCTACGTTGAAGAATTCAATGAGGACGATATTTTGATATTTTATCCTGTAACATTAGATTTAGGAACCGTAACTTTTACCGAAAAAATAAACAAAAAAGCAAAAACCAATTCAATTGATGAATTTAATGAGCTATTGTCTGCGTCATTGCCAGAATTAACAGATCAGACCAATACTTTGTATCAGCAAAACTCAAAAATTTTTAAAAAGGACAACATTTACATGTCAGGTGGCGCAGTTTGGGCATTTTATACTTTATATAAAGGAAACAATGCGGAACAAAATTTTAATCCGTTTGACGTTAAAGATGTTGAAGCTTACAATAAAATGATAAAAACAGATTATGCAAAATTTGAAGCTTTGGCCTCGCAAAACAAGGATATTGAAAAAGTATTAAAAACCTATTCTCAAAAATACTTAATTGCAGCAAATTCGTTATTGTTGACGCTTTTAGAAAAGATGCCTGATATCAAGTCAAAAAACATTTATTTTACCAAACAAGGACAAATGGCTTGGCTTCTTTCATATATTGCAGATTCTGCAAAACGAGCAAAAGATATCCGTTAA
- a CDS encoding RNA polymerase sigma-70 factor produces MYKKFTDEELVELLKSGKDKAFDELYFRYRDILVRFVYLRMKSIAISEEIVQEVFTSIWERRKTIVIQKSFAAYIYTSVRYMTLDYFKSHSVSDQYIQEVLDKNTVSYSSHNATEDFIYYEELQKAVDKATMLLPKKSKEVFILSRIKHYSNKEIADELNVSIETVKYHITYSLKFMRTYLGEFN; encoded by the coding sequence ATGTATAAGAAGTTTACAGACGAAGAACTTGTCGAATTATTAAAATCTGGCAAGGATAAAGCTTTTGATGAACTTTATTTTAGATACCGCGATATCCTTGTCCGATTTGTTTACCTCAGAATGAAATCAATAGCAATCTCTGAAGAAATTGTTCAGGAAGTTTTTACCAGTATTTGGGAGCGCCGAAAGACAATTGTAATCCAAAAAAGTTTTGCTGCATACATCTATACCTCCGTACGTTACATGACTTTAGATTATTTCAAATCACACAGTGTTAGTGATCAGTACATACAGGAAGTTTTAGATAAAAACACAGTTTCATATTCTAGCCATAATGCAACTGAAGATTTCATTTACTACGAAGAATTGCAAAAAGCCGTTGATAAAGCGACCATGCTTCTTCCTAAAAAATCAAAAGAAGTTTTTATTCTAAGCCGCATAAAACATTACTCAAATAAAGAAATAGCAGACGAACTCAATGTTTCAATCGAAACGGTAAAATATCACATCACCTATTCGCTGAAATTCATGCGCACTTATTTAGGTGAGTTCAATTAA
- a CDS encoding MFS transporter, which produces MISDLRKKYVENYSGFPKEIWILTLITFINRTGTMVIPFLSKYMKENLHFEYNQIGWVMVCFGVGSFIGTWLSGVLSDRIGFYKVMIGSLFGSGLIFFMLQFITSFEGFCLSILLLTTIADMFRPAMLVSLNTYTRKENKTRALALVRSATSLGFLFGPPLGGLIIILVGYKYLFYVDSATCILAVLVFVLLVKERKLPFKLKSHNYGVDKYAILKDRTFLTHMFISLITGIMYFQVFTTLTLYHKEQFNLSEVNSGLLLSFSGILTLLFELPIVNYVEKNRMNKLNVIMVGLSFMVLSYILLLLNDKWYGILYVMMFFMTLGVMLTFPFSNSFAMTRSHNNQEGRYMSVFTMSFSLAHILSAKTGMEIVAYASYRADFIFMSLIGILAITLCYFLVKMVEKETIETKIKIVQSIFVDKKKRP; this is translated from the coding sequence ATGATAAGCGACTTAAGAAAAAAATACGTAGAAAATTATAGTGGTTTTCCAAAAGAAATTTGGATTTTGACATTAATAACCTTTATAAACAGAACAGGAACAATGGTCATTCCGTTTCTGTCAAAATATATGAAAGAAAACCTGCATTTTGAATATAATCAGATTGGATGGGTTATGGTTTGCTTTGGAGTTGGTTCTTTTATAGGTACCTGGTTAAGCGGTGTTTTATCTGACAGAATTGGATTTTATAAAGTAATGATTGGCAGCCTTTTTGGCAGCGGATTAATCTTCTTTATGCTCCAGTTTATTACGTCATTTGAAGGATTTTGTTTGTCAATTCTGCTCTTAACAACTATTGCAGATATGTTCAGACCTGCCATGTTGGTATCTTTAAATACTTATACTCGCAAAGAAAACAAAACCAGAGCATTGGCTTTGGTACGATCAGCTACAAGTTTGGGATTCCTATTTGGGCCTCCTTTAGGCGGTCTAATAATCATATTAGTTGGCTACAAATACCTTTTTTATGTAGATTCAGCTACGTGTATTCTAGCAGTTTTAGTTTTTGTCTTATTAGTGAAAGAAAGAAAATTACCTTTCAAACTCAAATCACATAATTACGGAGTTGACAAATATGCAATTTTAAAAGATCGAACTTTTTTAACTCATATGTTCATTTCTCTAATTACAGGGATTATGTATTTTCAAGTATTTACGACATTGACACTTTATCACAAAGAACAATTTAATCTATCAGAAGTAAATAGTGGTTTGCTGTTAAGTTTTAGTGGAATATTGACTCTACTCTTTGAATTACCGATTGTTAATTATGTCGAAAAAAACAGAATGAACAAGCTGAATGTCATTATGGTTGGTTTGTCATTTATGGTTCTTAGTTATATTCTTCTGTTATTGAATGACAAATGGTATGGAATATTGTATGTAATGATGTTTTTCATGACACTTGGCGTAATGCTGACTTTTCCTTTTTCAAATTCATTTGCCATGACTAGATCACACAATAATCAAGAAGGAAGGTATATGTCGGTTTTTACAATGAGTTTTAGCCTTGCACATATATTAAGTGCCAAAACGGGAATGGAAATTGTCGCTTATGCTAGCTACAGAGCCGATTTTATATTTATGAGCCTAATTGGAATATTGGCAATTACGCTTTGTTATTTCTTGGTGAAAATGGTTGAAAAAGAAACAATAGAAACCAAAATAAAAATAGTGCAATCCATCTTTGTTGACAAGAAGAAGAGACCTTAG
- a CDS encoding family 10 glycosylhydrolase has translation MKQKLLNLFFLIIANGLMFGQGTNIPLGCSNSGPEISSSPKADLRGTYLTSVYNLDWPSNRTATPAVQQAELISILDKLVLTGINTVYFQVRPECDALYNSSIEPWSYWLTGTQGVAPNPMWDPLSFAITECRKRGLDLHAWLNPYRASVGGYTLANNHVSKLNPSWVFTASNNANLKILNPGLPAVRNYIISIVQDIASRYDIDGIVFDDYFYPDQGMANNQDATTYANNNPTGISNIDDWRRDNVNKMIAGVYDALQVINANNNKNIVFGVAPFGIWKSGVPTGIVGNPSYSALYCDPINWLQNGKVDFISPQLYWKIGGSQDYIKLSQWWNDQVATYGRHLYVSQGYDRLPSTSSQNWPASEIQNQIDQNRIPGMTNTFGQTSYSTQYIMSNEKGIATTLQNNQYKYKSFPPSMPWKDNVCPLEPTNIRFEGNTLKWDAPVAATDGDLAIKYVVYAFATQADIPNFKQDGTKVLDIVNATQLTLTTTQLTAPNNYFLVTALDKNNNESANITGVPYSSLPAAPVALSPTEGELYVSSPVDFSWNSSVTNGDYRIQVSKSNSGWTETNGFTSGTTPNATVVVNAVVNTTMSYVWDQPNTAVYEAPIGGTTYYYTIRSYSATTGTSRYSAPVSFTPTSANCTVPGTTVITIDNVDATLVGSWTATSATAGYVGSNYIHDGDTAKGTKTATFTPTITQRGKYEVFINHTAGTNRANNVPVDIIHESGITTVPVNQQINNGTWVSLGTYNFSAGTSNKVVIRTTGTSGVVIADAVRFYFIDCLPDATPPVADFTPASATICAGQTVTYTNASTNATSYSWSFPGGTPSTSTAASPVVTYNTAGTYNVALTATNGAGSNTKTLTNVITVNPSGTVVAGFTAPYSEVATGENMTLTNTSTGATTYAWTFPNGSPATSTAANPTVNFTTTGTKTITLVASNACGSNTYTMTICVGTNTKTTLETFEASSGRFTSGPTTSGSTVGIATTSTLARATDSFKNGTASLKAVLNDNTTVTTNWLVRLLSGGGTPANNQAFVGNQGSFGFWLKTSTANAGATVTAWIDDTDGLEELPPQTIINNGAWNYYEWFLPTSVGTTITTGNGIVDGASVTLDAIVIKQNNTANTMTVWIDDIQHNYISACSGTRKMSKEEDVAALEESENIKVSDELIVYPNPTNGILNLKLDSNVKSDVRLFNITGQQLINTTFEGTEQQLDLNNFGNGIYLLQVTTDGKITTKKIVLNK, from the coding sequence ATGAAGCAAAAACTACTTAATCTATTCTTTTTGATAATTGCCAATGGTCTGATGTTTGGCCAAGGAACCAATATCCCATTGGGATGTTCGAATAGTGGCCCTGAAATTAGTTCAAGTCCTAAAGCAGATTTGAGAGGTACTTATTTGACATCTGTTTACAACTTAGATTGGCCAAGCAATAGAACTGCAACTCCTGCAGTTCAACAAGCGGAGTTAATTTCCATTTTAGATAAATTGGTTCTTACAGGAATTAATACGGTGTATTTTCAGGTTCGGCCAGAATGCGACGCTCTTTATAATTCATCAATTGAACCTTGGTCTTACTGGTTGACAGGAACGCAGGGCGTGGCGCCAAATCCGATGTGGGATCCATTGAGTTTTGCGATTACTGAATGTAGAAAACGAGGATTGGATTTACACGCTTGGTTAAATCCGTATCGTGCAAGCGTTGGCGGTTATACTTTGGCAAATAATCACGTTTCTAAATTGAATCCTTCTTGGGTTTTTACAGCTTCAAATAATGCAAATCTTAAAATTTTGAATCCGGGTTTGCCTGCGGTGAGAAATTATATTATCAGCATTGTACAAGATATTGCTTCGCGTTATGACATCGACGGAATTGTTTTTGACGATTATTTTTACCCAGATCAAGGAATGGCAAACAATCAAGATGCCACGACTTACGCCAATAATAATCCCACAGGAATAAGCAATATTGATGATTGGCGTCGTGATAATGTCAACAAAATGATTGCGGGCGTTTATGATGCTTTGCAGGTTATCAATGCCAATAATAATAAGAATATTGTTTTTGGCGTTGCCCCGTTCGGAATTTGGAAAAGCGGAGTTCCGACAGGAATTGTTGGAAATCCTTCTTATAGTGCTTTATATTGTGACCCAATAAATTGGTTGCAAAATGGAAAAGTAGATTTCATTTCTCCTCAATTGTATTGGAAAATTGGAGGATCTCAAGATTATATCAAACTTTCGCAATGGTGGAATGACCAAGTAGCAACTTATGGCAGACATTTATATGTTAGCCAGGGTTATGATCGTTTGCCGAGCACTTCTTCTCAGAATTGGCCAGCTTCGGAAATTCAGAATCAAATCGATCAAAACCGAATTCCTGGAATGACAAATACTTTCGGGCAAACTTCTTACTCTACTCAGTACATAATGAGTAATGAAAAAGGCATCGCAACAACTTTGCAGAATAATCAATACAAGTATAAATCCTTTCCGCCATCGATGCCATGGAAAGATAATGTGTGTCCGTTGGAGCCGACAAATATTAGGTTTGAAGGAAATACTCTTAAATGGGATGCTCCAGTTGCTGCGACTGATGGCGATTTGGCGATAAAATATGTGGTCTATGCATTTGCCACACAGGCCGATATTCCAAATTTTAAACAAGATGGAACGAAAGTTTTGGATATTGTAAATGCTACCCAACTTACATTAACAACGACACAATTAACAGCTCCAAATAATTATTTCCTAGTAACGGCATTAGATAAAAACAATAATGAAAGTGCTAACATTACGGGTGTTCCCTATAGTAGTTTACCAGCCGCTCCAGTAGCTTTGAGTCCGACGGAGGGAGAATTATATGTGAGTTCTCCGGTAGATTTTTCTTGGAATTCTAGTGTTACTAATGGAGATTACCGAATTCAGGTTTCGAAATCTAATTCTGGGTGGACAGAAACAAACGGATTCACAAGTGGTACAACGCCAAATGCTACAGTTGTTGTAAATGCCGTGGTGAATACAACAATGAGTTATGTTTGGGATCAGCCTAATACTGCTGTTTATGAAGCTCCAATAGGAGGAACGACATATTATTATACCATAAGAAGTTATAGTGCGACAACTGGAACTTCAAGATATTCTGCTCCAGTAAGTTTTACTCCAACAAGTGCGAATTGTACTGTACCAGGAACAACTGTCATTACTATAGATAATGTTGATGCAACTCTAGTAGGATCGTGGACAGCAACATCGGCAACAGCAGGTTATGTTGGGTCAAATTATATTCATGATGGAGATACTGCAAAAGGTACAAAAACAGCAACTTTTACTCCAACAATTACCCAAAGAGGCAAGTACGAAGTTTTTATCAATCATACTGCTGGAACCAATCGTGCGAATAATGTTCCTGTGGATATCATTCACGAAAGTGGAATAACAACTGTTCCTGTAAATCAACAAATTAATAATGGAACTTGGGTTTCGTTGGGAACTTACAATTTCAGTGCAGGGACTAGTAATAAAGTTGTAATTCGTACTACCGGCACGTCAGGAGTTGTAATTGCCGATGCCGTTCGATTTTATTTCATAGACTGTTTGCCAGATGCTACACCGCCAGTAGCTGATTTTACGCCAGCTTCGGCTACAATTTGTGCAGGACAAACAGTTACATATACAAATGCTTCTACCAATGCAACTTCTTATAGTTGGTCATTTCCGGGAGGAACTCCGAGTACAAGTACCGCAGCAAGTCCGGTTGTAACGTATAATACTGCTGGAACATATAATGTTGCTCTTACGGCGACAAATGGGGCAGGTTCGAATACGAAAACATTGACTAATGTAATTACTGTAAATCCTTCAGGAACGGTCGTAGCTGGGTTCACCGCTCCTTATTCAGAAGTGGCGACTGGCGAAAATATGACATTGACTAATACTTCTACAGGCGCTACAACGTATGCATGGACTTTTCCAAATGGTTCTCCAGCAACGAGTACTGCCGCAAACCCAACAGTGAATTTTACGACAACAGGAACCAAAACGATTACTTTGGTGGCTTCAAATGCCTGCGGAAGCAACACTTATACGATGACAATCTGTGTTGGAACAAATACCAAAACTACGTTGGAAACTTTTGAAGCTTCATCAGGAAGATTTACAAGTGGTCCTACAACATCAGGCTCTACAGTTGGAATAGCAACCACATCAACATTGGCGAGAGCAACAGACAGTTTCAAAAATGGAACGGCGAGTTTAAAGGCTGTTTTAAATGATAATACTACTGTAACCACAAACTGGTTAGTACGTTTGCTTTCTGGCGGAGGAACTCCTGCAAACAATCAAGCTTTTGTAGGGAATCAAGGATCTTTTGGATTTTGGTTGAAAACAAGTACTGCAAATGCGGGAGCAACAGTAACGGCTTGGATTGATGATACTGATGGTTTAGAAGAATTGCCTCCGCAAACGATCATCAATAATGGAGCTTGGAATTACTACGAATGGTTTCTGCCAACTTCAGTAGGAACAACTATCACAACAGGAAACGGAATTGTTGACGGTGCTTCGGTAACATTAGATGCTATTGTAATCAAACAAAATAATACTGCAAATACAATGACAGTTTGGATTGATGATATTCAGCACAATTATATTTCGGCTTGTTCTGGAACTAGAAAAATGTCGAAAGAAGAAGATGTTGCAGCGCTTGAAGAGTCTGAAAATATTAAAGTTTCTGATGAATTGATTGTATATCCAAATCCAACCAACGGAATTTTGAATTTGAAACTGGACAGCAATGTAAAATCAGATGTTCGATTGTTTAATATCACTGGACAACAATTGATAAATACCACTTTTGAAGGTACAGAACAACAACTTGATCTGAACAATTTTGGAAATGGAATTTATCTTCTCCAGGTTACAACCGATGGAAAAATCACTACTAAAAAGATCGTTTTAAATAAATAA
- a CDS encoding BstXI family restriction endonuclease: MAKRLPKLPPLLQSKIYKTGQTRSANDDVIYQNRANRNGTVLIPFESINLFDISDFTSNRFESGFIVVLSPEEYYSNPDTPVLMKARKLKLGVNAILLYETRAQWNEFNPYKNKLSVAEKRTSPIDGHFVARIPSSSPKEEKIILGFNTSSCKGAGIRVAEYAPLSTIKSSHLQLEYLFWLCYNSKEIALGAGMTESEIENRIAAISTACHNQKLANTDRLYKTRIIDNSKNTICPLCLKKLSADAFLLNFFESSEKLDISKEISPINLFYINQLKTGEFNHAPYNLAWGHQNCNMICKETGVIETIKWMKEVVVNTIIFNKDSSS, from the coding sequence ATGGCAAAAAGACTACCCAAACTACCTCCTTTGCTGCAAAGCAAAATTTACAAGACCGGACAAACCAGAAGCGCGAATGATGATGTAATTTATCAAAATAGAGCCAATAGAAACGGTACTGTTTTGATCCCTTTTGAATCAATCAATTTATTTGATATTTCAGACTTCACTTCTAACAGATTTGAAAGCGGATTTATCGTTGTACTTAGTCCTGAAGAATATTACTCAAATCCCGACACGCCAGTTTTAATGAAGGCTCGAAAATTAAAACTTGGTGTTAATGCGATCTTGCTTTACGAGACAAGAGCGCAATGGAATGAGTTTAATCCTTACAAAAACAAACTTAGCGTTGCCGAAAAAAGAACATCTCCTATAGATGGCCATTTTGTTGCTCGCATACCCTCCTCCAGTCCGAAAGAAGAAAAGATTATTCTTGGTTTTAATACCAGTAGCTGTAAAGGCGCTGGAATTAGAGTAGCAGAATATGCCCCTTTATCAACAATAAAGTCTTCTCATTTGCAATTAGAATATTTATTCTGGCTTTGCTATAATTCTAAAGAAATTGCACTTGGAGCCGGAATGACAGAGAGCGAAATTGAAAATCGGATAGCCGCTATAAGTACAGCCTGTCACAATCAAAAGTTAGCCAATACTGACCGCCTTTACAAAACTCGGATTATCGATAATTCTAAAAACACGATTTGCCCACTTTGTTTAAAAAAATTAAGTGCCGATGCTTTTCTGCTAAACTTCTTTGAATCGAGCGAGAAATTAGACATAAGTAAAGAAATCAGTCCTATTAACCTTTTTTATATTAATCAGCTGAAAACTGGTGAATTCAATCACGCCCCCTATAATTTAGCTTGGGGACACCAAAATTGCAACATGATTTGTAAAGAAACAGGTGTAATCGAAACTATTAAATGGATGAAAGAGGTTGTGGTAAATACTATTATTTTCAACAAAGACTCATCCTCTTAA
- a CDS encoding FecR family protein yields MPDKLRQEIKHFLDGKYSPKGQEMWNKWYDRTDDFFENMEMIQSNRSKLKKELRAIKKPNDVISLPYKNWAVAASLTFLIGLSVFFYQSSTSVENKQFAVKLGEHAKIKLSDGTQIWLNAGSVLKYPKEFKGDTREVYLSGEAFFDVAKDKKHPFIIHTNKMDTKVLGTSFNVQAYPDQRTQEVSVLTGRVNVKSTVTEENVYVTPGQKAVFRSQNNKLQAFKDIPVNTISLWRKNIMVFEETPLAEVVATINRNYNVAIEIKNKNLNELKISAYFKELSADQVIGLVCNIINANYKIDSGVYKIE; encoded by the coding sequence ATGCCTGATAAATTAAGACAAGAAATAAAACATTTTTTAGACGGAAAATATTCTCCTAAAGGACAAGAAATGTGGAATAAATGGTACGATCGTACCGACGATTTTTTTGAAAACATGGAAATGATTCAATCGAATCGTTCGAAACTTAAAAAAGAACTAAGAGCAATCAAGAAACCAAACGATGTAATTTCTCTTCCATATAAAAACTGGGCAGTTGCTGCATCTTTAACCTTTTTAATTGGTTTATCGGTGTTCTTCTATCAATCATCCACATCGGTTGAGAACAAACAATTTGCCGTAAAACTTGGTGAACATGCCAAAATAAAATTAAGCGACGGAACTCAAATCTGGCTAAATGCCGGAAGTGTTTTAAAATATCCTAAAGAATTTAAAGGAGATACCAGAGAAGTTTACTTGAGCGGTGAAGCATTTTTTGATGTAGCCAAAGATAAAAAGCATCCTTTTATCATACATACTAATAAAATGGATACCAAAGTTCTTGGAACCAGTTTTAATGTTCAGGCTTATCCAGACCAAAGAACTCAGGAAGTTTCAGTTTTGACAGGAAGAGTGAATGTAAAATCTACCGTTACAGAAGAGAATGTATATGTAACTCCAGGCCAAAAAGCAGTCTTTAGATCTCAAAATAATAAACTGCAAGCTTTTAAAGATATTCCTGTAAACACCATTTCGTTATGGCGAAAAAACATCATGGTATTTGAAGAAACGCCTTTAGCAGAAGTTGTTGCCACCATAAACCGCAATTATAATGTGGCAATTGAAATCAAAAATAAAAATTTAAACGAATTAAAGATCAGCGCCTACTTCAAAGAATTATCAGCTGATCAAGTAATTGGATTGGTCTGCAATATCATCAATGCCAATTATAAAATAGATTCAGGAGTCTATAAAATAGAATAA